The following are encoded in a window of Primulina eburnea isolate SZY01 chromosome 4, ASM2296580v1, whole genome shotgun sequence genomic DNA:
- the LOC140829890 gene encoding uncharacterized protein isoform X2 gives MKEILLVSVSCQWFLHVNFVAQDSFVKLHLFVAHLVRLDWHILLFRFALLELFKDPSSPVAILFCCQVRLYNNVFSFTSFAVRLDKKLASLQRGVYTFRAHGQIFHSLPPLIPNSDGPRYFQLYFWDNDNELENRMSVFLDAYVDRELMVLLIDVMKVNPYAQLLKWINQYSSIRNLRLHISKNILVDQRCYNSPSADQVAAIWIEGNDDANIPQSRDIVACRRDGQTHQIQHYYGYYDSLQYPFFFPYGDNGWQQNILKLFVEKMIRWFLVGVLLLHVANSWQQHFVNIVWWSIIAAICCRYVH, from the exons ATGAAGGAGATATTGCTGGTATCAGTGTCTTGCCAATGGTTTCTTCATGTCAATTTTGTGGCGCAAGATTCCTTTGTGAAGCTCCATCTTTTTGTTGCGCATCTGGTAAGATTAGATTGGCATATTCTATTATTCAGATTTGCCTTGCTGGAATTATTCAAGGACCCATCATCTCCCGTGGCTATTTTATTCTGTTGTCAAGTACGATTGTACAACAATGTTTTCTCTTTCACTTCATTTGCGGTTAGGCTTGACAAGAAATTGGCTTCTCTTCAACGTGGGGTATACACATTTCGTGCGCATGGCCAGATTTTCCATTCATTGCCACCACTTATACCTAATTCGGATGGTCCAAGGTATTTCCAACTTTATTTTTGGGACAACGATAATGAGTTGGAAAATAGGATGTCCGTTTTCCTGGACGCTTATGTTGACAGAGAACTCATGGTTTTGCTGATAGACGTAATGAAAGTAAACCCTTATGCACAACTTCTAAAGTGGATAAATCAGTATTCTTCAATCAGAAACTTAAGATTGCATATTTCCAAAAATATTCTTGTTGACCAGAGATGTTATAATAGCCCATCCGCTGATCAAGTTGCGGCTATTTGGATCGAAGGCAATGATGATGCTAATATTCCACAAAGCAGGGACATAGTTGCTTGTCGTCGTGATGGTCAAACCCATCAAATACAACATTATTATGGTTATTATGATTCCTTGCAATATCCGTTTTTTTTCCCGTATGGGGACAATGGGTGGCAGCAGAATATTCTGAAG TTGTTCGTGGAAAAAATGATAAGATGGTTTCTTGTGGGAGTACTATTGTTACATGTTGCAAATTCATGGCAGCAACACTTCGTTAATATTGTATGGTGGTCGATTATTGCAGCAATTTGTTGTCGATATGTACATTAA
- the LOC140829890 gene encoding uncharacterized protein isoform X1 has protein sequence MKEILLVSVSCQWFLHVNFVAQDSFVKLHLFVAHLVRLDWHILLFRFALLELFKDPSSPVAILFCCQVRLYNNVFSFTSFAVRLDKKLASLQRGVYTFRAHGQIFHSLPPLIPNSDGPRYFQLYFWDNDNELENRMSVFLDAYVDRELMVLLIDVMKVNPYAQLLKWINQYSSIRNLRLHISKNILVDQRCYNSPSADQVAAIWIEGNDDANIPQSRDIVACRRDGQTHQIQHYYGYYDSLQYPFFFPYGDNGWQQNILKVKNEYAHVGVHESVLPLADVNSFNRIIAGESRVVRGKNDKMVSCGSTIVTCCKFMAATLR, from the exons ATGAAGGAGATATTGCTGGTATCAGTGTCTTGCCAATGGTTTCTTCATGTCAATTTTGTGGCGCAAGATTCCTTTGTGAAGCTCCATCTTTTTGTTGCGCATCTGGTAAGATTAGATTGGCATATTCTATTATTCAGATTTGCCTTGCTGGAATTATTCAAGGACCCATCATCTCCCGTGGCTATTTTATTCTGTTGTCAAGTACGATTGTACAACAATGTTTTCTCTTTCACTTCATTTGCGGTTAGGCTTGACAAGAAATTGGCTTCTCTTCAACGTGGGGTATACACATTTCGTGCGCATGGCCAGATTTTCCATTCATTGCCACCACTTATACCTAATTCGGATGGTCCAAGGTATTTCCAACTTTATTTTTGGGACAACGATAATGAGTTGGAAAATAGGATGTCCGTTTTCCTGGACGCTTATGTTGACAGAGAACTCATGGTTTTGCTGATAGACGTAATGAAAGTAAACCCTTATGCACAACTTCTAAAGTGGATAAATCAGTATTCTTCAATCAGAAACTTAAGATTGCATATTTCCAAAAATATTCTTGTTGACCAGAGATGTTATAATAGCCCATCCGCTGATCAAGTTGCGGCTATTTGGATCGAAGGCAATGATGATGCTAATATTCCACAAAGCAGGGACATAGTTGCTTGTCGTCGTGATGGTCAAACCCATCAAATACAACATTATTATGGTTATTATGATTCCTTGCAATATCCGTTTTTTTTCCCGTATGGGGACAATGGGTGGCAGCAGAATATTCTGAAGGTAAAAAATGAGTATGCCCATGTTGGCGTGCATGAGAGTGTGCTACCACTTGCAGATGTTAATTCCTTCAATCGTATTATTGCTGGTGAAAGCCGTG TTGTTCGTGGAAAAAATGATAAGATGGTTTCTTGTGGGAGTACTATTGTTACATGTTGCAAATTCATGGCAGCAACACTTCGTTAA
- the LOC140828996 gene encoding subtilisin-like protease SBT5.4 isoform X2, whose amino-acid sequence MVLLPFLKSMRQQKLQGRKLHTTHSWDFLMLEKNGVIHPSSIWKKARFGEDTIIGNLDTGVWPESKSFTERGFGPIPSKWKGTCQINDKARSLCNRKLIGGRYFNKGYTAFGGKLNSSFNSARDYDGHGTHTLSTAAGNFVPNASVFGVGNGTAKGGSPKARVAAYKVCWPQINGSECFDADIMKAFDMAIQDGVDVLSVSLGGVPVDYLYDGIAISSFHAVMNGIVVIASAGNSGPFPGSVSNVAPWMITVGASTIDREFEAYAVLQNGMSLKGTSLSTALPADRFYPLISAAQAKAANSSASDAILCKPGTLDSNKVKGKILVCQRGETARVDKGEQALRAGAVGMILCNDKASGNEILADPHVLPTSHIKYTDGLAVFAYVNTTKNAKGFITAPKAQLNTKPAPFMASFSSRGPNTITAEILKPDITAPGVNIIAAYSEGVSPTHEDFDHRRTPFIAESGTSMSCPHVAGIVGLMKTLHPNWSPAAIRSAIMTTARTRDNTVNHMLDADYKKATPFAYGSGHIRPNRAMDPGLVYDLNVNDYLDFLCGIGYNKTIIHRFSGTFHACPKKYSLLDFNNPSISVQNLRGSVTVWRKLKNVGKPGTYAARVHQPPGFSVSVEPKVLKFEKIGEEKRFKLTIKAKKSTKGYKYGRLTWADGFHYVRSPIVASAANQ is encoded by the exons ATGGTTTTGCTGCCGTTCTTGAAGAGCATGAGGCAGCAAAAATTGCAG GGTAGAAAATTGCACACTACACATTCATGGGATTTTCTCATGCTTGAGAAAAATGGTGTAATTCATCCTAGTTCAATATGGAAGAAGGCTCGATTCGGTGAAGATACTATCATAGGAAATCTGGACACTG GTGTTTGGCCAGAATCAAAGAGCTTTACTGAAAGAGGATTCGGACCCATTCCATCAAAGTGGAAAGGTACCTGTCAGATCAATGACAAAGCAAGATCCCTCTGCAATAG GAAACTAATTGGAGGAAGATACTTCAACAAAGGCTACACAGCCTTTGGAGGAAAACTCAACTCTTCTTTCAACAGTGCACGGGACTATGATGGCCATGGCACGCACACACTATCTACTGCTGCAGGAAACTTCGTCCCTAATGCAAGTGTATTTGGTGTAGGGAACGGAACAGCGAAAGGAGGCTCACCAAAAGCCCGGGTGGCTGCATATAAAGTGTGCTGGCCTCAAATCAATGGATCTGAATGTTTCGATGCAGATATCATGAAAGCCTTTGATATGGCAATCCAAGATGGTGTTGATGTTCTTTCCGTGTCTCTAGGAGGAGTTCCTGTTGATTATTTATATGATGGAATAGCAATCTCATCATTTCATGCCGTAATGAATGGAATAGTTGTGATAGCGTCTGCTGGAAACTCTGGACCATTTCCAGGATCTGTCTCTAATGTTGCACCATGGATGATTACCGTAGGAGCGAGTACCATTGATCGTGAGTTCGAAGCTTATGCAGTGTTGCAAAATGGCATGAGCCTTAAG GGAACAAGTCTTTCTACAGCATTACCAGCTGACAGATTCTATCCACTTATTAGCGCTGCACAAGCTAAAGCTGCCAATTCGTCTGCCAGCGACGC CATATTGTGCAAACCAGGGACATTAGACTCAAACAAGGTAAAGGGTAAAATATTAGTCTGTCAGAGGGGGGAAACTGCTAGAGTGGATAAAGGCGAGCAGGCTCTTCGAGCTGGTGCCGTGGGAATGATTCTCTGTAACGACAAGGCAAGTGGAAATGAGATTCTCGCGGATCCTCACGTTCTTCCAACGAGTCATATAAAATATACAGACGGTCTAGCAGTCTTCGCCTATGTCAATACTACCAA AAACGCGAAAGGGTTCATTACAGCTCCTAAGGCGCAGTTGAACACGAAACCTGCTCCATTTATGGCATCTTTCTCTTCAAGGGGACCAAATACTATTACTGCCGAAATACTCAAG CCTGATATTACAGCACCAGGAGTAAACATCATTGCTGCTTATAGTGAAGGAGTAAGCCCCACACATGAAGATTTCGATCACCGGAGAACTCCTTTCATCGCTGAATCTGGAACCTCAATGTCATGTCCGCACGTTGCTGGGATAGTTGGGCTAATGAAGACCCTCCATCCGAATTGGAGCCCTGCAGCAATACGATCAGCAATTATGACAACTG CAAGAACAAGAGACAACACAGTGAATCACATGCTCGACGCTGACTATAAGAAGGCCACTCCGTTCGCTTACGGATCCGGACATATCAGACCGAATCGAGCCATGGATCCTGGATTGGTCTATGACTTGAACGTGAATGATTATTTGGATTTCTTATGTGGTATTGGCTataacaagacgattattcatcGGTTTTCAGGAACATTTCATGCTTGTCCGAAGAAGTACAGTCTCCTAGACTTTAACAACCCCTCCATCAGTGTTCAAAATCTCCGTGGATCAGTCACGGTATGGAGAAAGCTGAAAAACGTGGGCAAACCGGGGACATATGCAGCTCGTGTGCATCAGCCACCGGGCTTTTCAGTTTCTGTGGAACCAAAGGTTCTGAAGTTTGAGAAAATTGGAGAAGAGAAGAGATTTAAGTTGACCATAAAAGCAAAAAAATCCACAAAGGGATACAAGTACGGGCGGTTGACATGGGCTGATGGCTTCCATTATGTTCGAAGTCCGATTGTAGCTTCAGCTGCTAATCAGTGA
- the LOC140828996 gene encoding subtilisin-like protease SBT5.4 isoform X1, with amino-acid sequence MNIKVSLPHLFQSDKSKMLSYFLALFILFVVFQQSVSATKKSYIVYLGGHSHGPEVTTADLHRVVDSHHELLGLTLGSKEKARDAIFYSYKRHINGFAAVLEEHEAAKIAEHPDVVSVFLDQGRKLHTTHSWDFLMLEKNGVIHPSSIWKKARFGEDTIIGNLDTGVWPESKSFTERGFGPIPSKWKGTCQINDKARSLCNRKLIGGRYFNKGYTAFGGKLNSSFNSARDYDGHGTHTLSTAAGNFVPNASVFGVGNGTAKGGSPKARVAAYKVCWPQINGSECFDADIMKAFDMAIQDGVDVLSVSLGGVPVDYLYDGIAISSFHAVMNGIVVIASAGNSGPFPGSVSNVAPWMITVGASTIDREFEAYAVLQNGMSLKGTSLSTALPADRFYPLISAAQAKAANSSASDAILCKPGTLDSNKVKGKILVCQRGETARVDKGEQALRAGAVGMILCNDKASGNEILADPHVLPTSHIKYTDGLAVFAYVNTTKNAKGFITAPKAQLNTKPAPFMASFSSRGPNTITAEILKPDITAPGVNIIAAYSEGVSPTHEDFDHRRTPFIAESGTSMSCPHVAGIVGLMKTLHPNWSPAAIRSAIMTTARTRDNTVNHMLDADYKKATPFAYGSGHIRPNRAMDPGLVYDLNVNDYLDFLCGIGYNKTIIHRFSGTFHACPKKYSLLDFNNPSISVQNLRGSVTVWRKLKNVGKPGTYAARVHQPPGFSVSVEPKVLKFEKIGEEKRFKLTIKAKKSTKGYKYGRLTWADGFHYVRSPIVASAANQ; translated from the exons GTGACAAAAGCAAAATGCTTTCATATTTTCTTGCACTTTTCATTCTTTTTGTTGTCTTTCAACAATCAGTTTCAGCCACGAAAAAG TCTTACATAGTCTACTTAGGAGGACATTCTCATGGTCCGGAAGTAACTACTGCTGATCTTCACAGAGTTGTAGATTCTCACCATGAATTACTTGGCTTAACCTTAGGAAG TAAAGAGAAGGCGAGGGATGCGATATTTTACTCGTACAAGAGACATATAAATGGTTTTGCTGCCGTTCTTGAAGAGCATGAGGCAGCAAAAATTGCAG AGCATCCGGATGTGGTGTCTGTTTTCTTGGATCAGGGTAGAAAATTGCACACTACACATTCATGGGATTTTCTCATGCTTGAGAAAAATGGTGTAATTCATCCTAGTTCAATATGGAAGAAGGCTCGATTCGGTGAAGATACTATCATAGGAAATCTGGACACTG GTGTTTGGCCAGAATCAAAGAGCTTTACTGAAAGAGGATTCGGACCCATTCCATCAAAGTGGAAAGGTACCTGTCAGATCAATGACAAAGCAAGATCCCTCTGCAATAG GAAACTAATTGGAGGAAGATACTTCAACAAAGGCTACACAGCCTTTGGAGGAAAACTCAACTCTTCTTTCAACAGTGCACGGGACTATGATGGCCATGGCACGCACACACTATCTACTGCTGCAGGAAACTTCGTCCCTAATGCAAGTGTATTTGGTGTAGGGAACGGAACAGCGAAAGGAGGCTCACCAAAAGCCCGGGTGGCTGCATATAAAGTGTGCTGGCCTCAAATCAATGGATCTGAATGTTTCGATGCAGATATCATGAAAGCCTTTGATATGGCAATCCAAGATGGTGTTGATGTTCTTTCCGTGTCTCTAGGAGGAGTTCCTGTTGATTATTTATATGATGGAATAGCAATCTCATCATTTCATGCCGTAATGAATGGAATAGTTGTGATAGCGTCTGCTGGAAACTCTGGACCATTTCCAGGATCTGTCTCTAATGTTGCACCATGGATGATTACCGTAGGAGCGAGTACCATTGATCGTGAGTTCGAAGCTTATGCAGTGTTGCAAAATGGCATGAGCCTTAAG GGAACAAGTCTTTCTACAGCATTACCAGCTGACAGATTCTATCCACTTATTAGCGCTGCACAAGCTAAAGCTGCCAATTCGTCTGCCAGCGACGC CATATTGTGCAAACCAGGGACATTAGACTCAAACAAGGTAAAGGGTAAAATATTAGTCTGTCAGAGGGGGGAAACTGCTAGAGTGGATAAAGGCGAGCAGGCTCTTCGAGCTGGTGCCGTGGGAATGATTCTCTGTAACGACAAGGCAAGTGGAAATGAGATTCTCGCGGATCCTCACGTTCTTCCAACGAGTCATATAAAATATACAGACGGTCTAGCAGTCTTCGCCTATGTCAATACTACCAA AAACGCGAAAGGGTTCATTACAGCTCCTAAGGCGCAGTTGAACACGAAACCTGCTCCATTTATGGCATCTTTCTCTTCAAGGGGACCAAATACTATTACTGCCGAAATACTCAAG CCTGATATTACAGCACCAGGAGTAAACATCATTGCTGCTTATAGTGAAGGAGTAAGCCCCACACATGAAGATTTCGATCACCGGAGAACTCCTTTCATCGCTGAATCTGGAACCTCAATGTCATGTCCGCACGTTGCTGGGATAGTTGGGCTAATGAAGACCCTCCATCCGAATTGGAGCCCTGCAGCAATACGATCAGCAATTATGACAACTG CAAGAACAAGAGACAACACAGTGAATCACATGCTCGACGCTGACTATAAGAAGGCCACTCCGTTCGCTTACGGATCCGGACATATCAGACCGAATCGAGCCATGGATCCTGGATTGGTCTATGACTTGAACGTGAATGATTATTTGGATTTCTTATGTGGTATTGGCTataacaagacgattattcatcGGTTTTCAGGAACATTTCATGCTTGTCCGAAGAAGTACAGTCTCCTAGACTTTAACAACCCCTCCATCAGTGTTCAAAATCTCCGTGGATCAGTCACGGTATGGAGAAAGCTGAAAAACGTGGGCAAACCGGGGACATATGCAGCTCGTGTGCATCAGCCACCGGGCTTTTCAGTTTCTGTGGAACCAAAGGTTCTGAAGTTTGAGAAAATTGGAGAAGAGAAGAGATTTAAGTTGACCATAAAAGCAAAAAAATCCACAAAGGGATACAAGTACGGGCGGTTGACATGGGCTGATGGCTTCCATTATGTTCGAAGTCCGATTGTAGCTTCAGCTGCTAATCAGTGA